Proteins from one Oscillatoria sp. FACHB-1406 genomic window:
- a CDS encoding ATP-binding protein: MTRPFQRALAKVLGKTNLPTILTVLPILQLVGATGIVSYLFWQHRQALVREVAIHWADEASERIEFRLKTYLREPHLLNQSSKNAIAQGVFDSNDSARLKRFLQQQLLAFESIGSTGWCSARGGALYVSKDEAAGKTDPLDSAQFCNSYKTTQTANKPMWGPVHFERERQQLAIDAILPVYDARGTLLGVLNTPLYLSHLGTWLSDVQSDHSSRSFLVDRDGRTIASSDSSNSANSQLSLAIESDDRLVREASLQLIRHFSEIAGLQEARQLEVDIDGQHYFVRVSPFHEERGLDWSIVTLIPISDFANMTGSRAINAIALCLLGIGIATVSGILTARWIVRPIRRLNTSARNLARGKWNESVSVEGLNEVGQLARSFNLMAKKLQSSFTALERQNKDLHRLSDERQSVNDELQRVNAELQRLDRLKDEFLATISHELRTPLNGMVGLAESTIDSAAGELSALQRQNLHAIVSSGHRLSKLVNEILDFSKLKHHKVELQLKPVEVCSIVEVVLTICKTLVGDKPILLTNVVPEDIPLAYADENRLQQILYNLVGNAIKFTEAGTVRVGAAVEEDESERGYRMLAIEVSDTGIGIPAESRDRIFSPFEQADGSTARPYDGTGLGLTITQQLVELHGGRVWVESEVGCGSCFKFTLPLFESCVSSELSNFPLPMLAHDLNFYQAARSVEFDLEQPSSKRELLASEPPENGKFHILIVDDEPINLQVLNSHLSLANYTVTQALNGEQALKAIANGQSFDLIILDVMMPRMSGYEVCAKIREQYPAQQLPVVMLTAKDRVSDIVMGFGFGANDYISKPFSKDELLARVKSHLELSHISKAYGRFVPHAFIEFLQKESIVDIQLGDRVSKEMAVMFSDIRSFTALSEKMTPQENFDFVNAYLRKVSPKIREHRGFIVKYLGDGMMAVFPTGVDDAIAAAIDKLHEVNSYNEKRNQRGDNAIQVGIGIHVGFMMVGMVGEYERMQCDAFSDCVNLAARLESLTKLYGVSLLISEDTLNRSQDASQYQLRFLDRVIVQGRTKTTAIYEVLDGESGESRQLKLKTQLDFERAIDCYQKRQLTEAQTHFYRVLEVNPEDRVAALYLERIYQFLEHGVPLDWNGVWNLPQK; encoded by the coding sequence TTGACCCGACCCTTTCAGCGCGCGCTCGCTAAAGTGCTTGGAAAGACTAATCTTCCTACTATTTTAACCGTTCTCCCGATCTTGCAACTCGTCGGTGCAACCGGTATCGTGAGCTATCTTTTTTGGCAGCACCGTCAGGCGCTCGTGCGCGAAGTCGCCATCCATTGGGCAGATGAAGCGAGCGAGCGAATAGAGTTTCGCCTCAAAACTTATCTGAGGGAGCCTCACCTGCTCAATCAAAGCAGCAAGAACGCGATCGCACAAGGGGTTTTTGACTCGAACGATTCGGCTCGCCTCAAACGCTTTCTACAGCAACAACTACTCGCGTTTGAGTCGATCGGTTCTACAGGCTGGTGTAGCGCGCGAGGTGGCGCTTTGTACGTTAGCAAGGACGAGGCAGCAGGGAAGACAGATCCGCTCGATTCCGCTCAATTTTGCAATTCCTACAAAACAACCCAGACGGCGAATAAACCGATGTGGGGACCGGTGCATTTCGAGAGAGAGCGGCAGCAACTTGCGATCGATGCGATTTTGCCCGTTTACGACGCGCGAGGGACTTTGTTGGGGGTACTGAATACGCCTTTGTATCTTTCGCACTTGGGGACATGGCTTTCTGACGTACAGAGCGACCATTCGTCGCGGAGTTTTCTTGTCGATCGCGACGGACGGACGATCGCGAGTTCGGATAGCTCTAATTCTGCCAATTCACAACTGAGTTTAGCAATTGAGAGCGACGACCGCTTAGTCCGAGAAGCATCGTTACAACTGATCCGACATTTTTCCGAGATCGCCGGACTCCAGGAGGCTCGCCAATTAGAAGTTGACATCGACGGGCAGCACTATTTCGTGCGCGTGTCTCCCTTCCACGAAGAACGCGGCCTCGATTGGTCGATTGTTACTCTCATTCCTATATCCGATTTTGCGAATATGACGGGCAGTCGGGCCATCAATGCGATCGCGTTATGTCTTTTGGGCATCGGCATCGCCACAGTCAGCGGCATCCTCACGGCTCGCTGGATAGTACGACCGATCCGCCGCCTCAATACTTCTGCCCGAAACTTAGCGCGGGGAAAATGGAACGAATCGGTAAGCGTCGAAGGTCTTAATGAGGTGGGACAACTGGCGCGATCGTTCAACTTGATGGCGAAAAAGTTACAAAGTTCCTTTACCGCCCTCGAACGACAAAATAAGGACTTGCATCGCCTCAGTGACGAACGGCAGAGCGTTAACGACGAGTTGCAGCGCGTCAATGCCGAATTACAGCGCCTCGACCGCCTCAAAGATGAGTTTCTCGCGACCATTTCCCACGAATTGCGCACCCCTCTCAATGGCATGGTAGGGTTAGCCGAATCGACCATCGACAGCGCCGCCGGAGAACTATCTGCGCTCCAGCGCCAAAATCTTCACGCCATTGTCAGCAGCGGCCACCGCCTCAGCAAGTTGGTTAATGAAATTCTCGATTTCTCGAAGCTCAAACATCACAAAGTCGAACTTCAACTCAAGCCCGTCGAAGTTTGCTCGATTGTCGAAGTCGTCTTAACGATTTGCAAAACCTTGGTAGGAGACAAACCGATACTGTTAACAAATGTCGTTCCCGAGGATATTCCCCTCGCTTATGCGGACGAAAATCGCCTGCAACAAATTCTCTACAATCTGGTGGGGAATGCGATTAAGTTTACGGAGGCGGGAACGGTTCGGGTAGGAGCCGCTGTAGAGGAGGACGAATCGGAACGGGGCTACCGGATGTTGGCGATTGAGGTGAGCGATACTGGCATTGGTATTCCTGCCGAAAGTCGCGATCGCATCTTTAGTCCTTTCGAGCAAGCCGACGGTTCCACCGCACGTCCCTACGACGGAACGGGACTGGGGCTGACGATTACTCAGCAATTGGTAGAATTGCACGGGGGAAGAGTTTGGGTCGAGTCGGAAGTGGGCTGCGGCTCTTGTTTTAAGTTTACGCTGCCGTTATTTGAATCGTGCGTTAGCTCGGAATTAAGTAATTTTCCCTTGCCAATGCTCGCCCACGACCTCAATTTTTATCAGGCGGCGCGCAGCGTTGAGTTTGACCTCGAGCAGCCTAGCTCGAAGCGAGAACTTCTCGCCTCGGAACCGCCGGAAAACGGTAAGTTTCATATTCTTATCGTCGATGACGAACCGATTAATTTGCAAGTTCTCAACAGTCATCTTTCGCTGGCGAATTATACGGTGACGCAAGCGCTGAACGGGGAACAAGCTTTAAAGGCGATCGCTAACGGACAGAGCTTCGATCTGATTATTCTCGATGTGATGATGCCTCGAATGTCGGGTTACGAAGTCTGCGCCAAAATTCGGGAACAATATCCCGCCCAGCAATTGCCGGTGGTAATGCTGACAGCGAAAGATCGCGTTTCCGATATTGTTATGGGCTTTGGGTTTGGGGCGAACGATTATATTAGCAAGCCTTTTTCTAAGGATGAGTTATTGGCGCGAGTGAAATCGCATCTGGAATTGTCGCATATTAGTAAGGCTTACGGTCGTTTCGTTCCTCATGCGTTTATCGAGTTTTTACAGAAAGAAAGCATCGTTGATATTCAATTAGGCGATCGCGTCAGTAAAGAAATGGCGGTCATGTTTAGCGATATTCGCTCCTTTACCGCACTTTCAGAAAAAATGACCCCCCAAGAAAACTTCGATTTTGTCAATGCTTATTTGCGGAAAGTTTCGCCAAAAATTAGAGAGCATCGGGGCTTTATTGTCAAGTATTTAGGCGATGGAATGATGGCGGTTTTTCCGACGGGCGTAGATGATGCGATCGCGGCGGCGATTGACAAGCTGCATGAAGTCAATTCTTACAACGAAAAACGCAATCAACGCGGCGATAATGCCATTCAAGTCGGGATCGGCATTCACGTTGGTTTTATGATGGTGGGAATGGTTGGGGAATACGAACGAATGCAGTGCGATGCCTTTTCTGACTGCGTGAATTTAGCCGCGCGCCTCGAAAGTTTGACCAAACTTTACGGCGTATCGCTGTTAATTTCTGAAGATACTTTAAATCGCTCCCAAGATGCCAGTCAATATCAATTACGTTTTCTCGATCGCGTCATCGTTCAAGGACGCACCAAAACGACAGCAATTTACGAAGTTTTAGACGGCGAATCGGGGGAAAGTCGCCAGCTGAAATTAAAAACGCAGCTAGACTTTGAACGCGCGATCGATTGCTACCAAAAACGCCAACTCACCGAAGCCCAAACTCATTTTTATCGCGTCTTAGAAGTCAATCCAGAAGATCGCGTCGCAGCCCTCTATCTCGAACGCATTTATCAATTCCTCGAACACGGCGTTCCCCTCGATTGGAACGGCGTTTGGAACTTACCGCAAAAATAA
- a CDS encoding ATP-binding protein: MSQPRLLSFTLDNWTALGGRVSVSLVDRVAVLVGRNGAGKSAILEGFEAISSCAIGRTNRRLSRDNDSIPRMLEIEILTPSERHLRYQYELIISPTFIEDSDFTELDESDNDNVEENSFSWNECCQYLDGKQEFLWETQAGITTLHNSENPIITILGNMTSLRQSNLPENSQLKLPVEMQWVYAVLKGVRILGKASIRQTLRRRPSFLKVSSKGISSGISGLADSLTRKVIRRIEKNKEDLDELENVCQRVGLGNKITVQKFVLSEESLDKKTFVDEEYVSSVLLDGVNFGLLSEGTLRVLSIIIEIISPYPNATTILEEPETQIHPLMLEKLLNELETYTFEDNLILSTHSPQVVAWTIPERIHLVYRKTGRTTVRKLQEEEIEKVVAYLSEEGDLGDWLYSGILDE, translated from the coding sequence ATGAGTCAGCCTCGCCTCCTCTCTTTTACCCTTGACAATTGGACTGCTTTAGGCGGTCGAGTGTCTGTATCTCTCGTCGATCGCGTTGCTGTATTAGTTGGCAGAAATGGGGCAGGAAAATCAGCGATTCTTGAAGGCTTTGAAGCGATTTCCTCATGCGCGATTGGGAGAACTAACCGGCGCTTGTCACGAGACAACGATAGCATTCCTCGAATGTTGGAGATTGAGATATTAACACCAAGCGAGCGTCATCTTAGATATCAATACGAACTTATAATTTCGCCAACTTTTATTGAAGACAGCGATTTCACAGAACTGGATGAATCCGATAACGATAATGTAGAGGAAAATTCGTTTTCTTGGAATGAATGCTGTCAGTATCTTGATGGAAAGCAAGAATTTCTCTGGGAAACTCAGGCGGGAATAACGACCTTACACAATAGTGAAAATCCCATCATTACTATACTGGGAAATATGACCTCGCTTCGACAATCGAATCTCCCAGAAAACTCACAACTCAAGCTACCTGTAGAGATGCAATGGGTCTATGCTGTTTTAAAGGGAGTTCGTATTCTGGGTAAAGCTTCTATCCGTCAAACCTTAAGAAGGCGACCCTCTTTCTTAAAAGTTTCCAGCAAAGGAATTTCTTCAGGGATTTCGGGATTAGCAGATAGCCTCACTCGTAAAGTTATTCGCCGTATTGAAAAAAATAAAGAGGATCTCGACGAACTAGAAAACGTTTGTCAACGAGTTGGGCTGGGAAACAAAATAACAGTTCAAAAATTTGTCCTTAGCGAAGAAAGCTTAGATAAGAAGACCTTTGTTGATGAAGAGTATGTCTCTTCCGTATTGCTCGATGGAGTCAATTTTGGCTTGCTTTCTGAAGGTACATTACGAGTTTTATCTATTATCATAGAAATAATTTCGCCTTATCCTAATGCAACGACTATTCTTGAAGAGCCAGAGACACAAATTCATCCCTTAATGTTAGAAAAGTTACTCAACGAACTGGAAACCTATACGTTTGAGGATAACTTAATTCTTTCAACTCATTCACCTCAAGTCGTCGCCTGGACGATCCCCGAAAGAATTCATTTAGTTTACCGAAAAACCGGACGTACCACTGTTCGCAAACTACAAGAGGAAGAAATTGAAAAAGTTGTTGCTTACCTCAGCGAAGAGGGAGATTTAGGCGACTGGCTATATAGTGGTATTCTCGATGAGTAG
- a CDS encoding histone deacetylase, whose product MNLPIIYHPDYVAPLPEGHRFPMPKFKLLCELLLADGIIQPEQIQRPEVPPLEWLELVHTPEYARAYCEGTLDAKAQRRIGLPWSTALVKRTLTAVGGTVLAAKRALECGLACNTAGGTHHAFPSYGSGFCIFNDLAIASRVLQQFNLAQKILIIDLDVHQGDGTAYIFQNDDRVFTFSMHCEINFPAKKQQSDLDIPLPQGLDDDGYLQILARSLPDLLSQVRPDLVLYDAGVDTHVSDRLGKLAMSDRGLYRREMMVLSSCAAAGYPVACVIGGGYDKNIQGLIYRHSILHRAAMEVYRQYF is encoded by the coding sequence TTGAATCTCCCCATTATCTACCACCCCGATTACGTTGCGCCGCTTCCGGAAGGCCATCGTTTCCCCATGCCCAAGTTTAAACTCTTGTGCGAACTGTTGCTCGCGGATGGCATCATTCAACCCGAACAAATCCAACGCCCGGAGGTTCCTCCTTTAGAATGGCTGGAACTCGTGCATACGCCCGAATACGCCCGCGCTTACTGCGAGGGAACCTTGGATGCAAAGGCGCAGCGGCGCATCGGTTTGCCTTGGAGTACGGCGCTGGTGAAGCGAACGCTAACGGCGGTGGGGGGAACGGTGTTAGCGGCGAAACGGGCGTTAGAGTGCGGTTTGGCTTGCAATACGGCGGGCGGAACCCATCATGCGTTTCCGAGTTACGGTTCTGGGTTTTGTATTTTCAACGATCTCGCCATTGCTTCTCGCGTTCTGCAACAATTCAATTTAGCCCAAAAAATCTTGATTATCGATTTGGACGTGCATCAAGGCGACGGTACGGCTTATATTTTTCAAAATGACGATCGCGTTTTTACTTTTTCGATGCACTGCGAGATTAATTTTCCCGCCAAAAAACAGCAAAGCGATCTCGATATTCCTTTACCGCAAGGACTTGATGATGACGGATACTTACAAATTTTGGCGCGATCTTTGCCCGATTTGTTATCGCAAGTCCGCCCTGATTTAGTTTTGTACGATGCGGGAGTTGATACTCATGTTAGCGATCGCTTGGGAAAATTGGCAATGAGCGATCGCGGACTCTACCGACGCGAGATGATGGTATTAAGCAGTTGCGCTGCGGCGGGCTATCCGGTTGCTTGCGTGATTGGGGGCGGCTACGATAAAAATATTCAGGGTTTAATTTATCGCCATTCTATCCTGCATCGCGCGGCAATGGAGGTGTATCGCCAGTACTTTTAA
- a CDS encoding DUF4276 family protein, with protein sequence MSSSIIGIIAEDRTDCDAIRKIVQRVLGTNIGTKLWASKGCSTLKRKLSAKLDVLSREGCNAFIIIHDLDRNPQNNSLNDEGTLRKKLEDASSAIKNTKKHICIPIEELEAWFWADPEVIKYVGRGKGEASNNPHLIVKPKEQLIKLSGDEKRKPRYSTNMNVELAERLDLQLCSQRCVSFEKFLDFLHSL encoded by the coding sequence ATGAGTAGCTCCATCATTGGCATCATTGCTGAAGATCGTACTGACTGCGATGCAATTCGTAAGATCGTGCAGCGCGTACTCGGTACAAATATCGGAACAAAACTGTGGGCATCTAAAGGATGCAGTACCTTAAAGAGAAAGCTATCAGCAAAGCTTGATGTTTTATCTAGGGAGGGATGTAACGCTTTTATTATTATTCACGATCTAGATCGCAATCCGCAAAATAATTCGCTTAATGATGAAGGAACGCTGCGCAAAAAGCTGGAAGATGCCTCCTCGGCAATCAAGAATACAAAAAAACATATCTGCATTCCCATTGAAGAATTAGAAGCTTGGTTTTGGGCTGACCCAGAGGTTATTAAATATGTGGGTAGAGGAAAGGGAGAAGCTAGTAACAATCCTCATTTAATTGTTAAACCGAAAGAACAATTGATAAAGTTATCAGGAGATGAAAAGCGAAAACCTCGTTATAGCACCAATATGAATGTAGAGTTGGCAGAACGGCTAGATTTGCAGCTATGCTCGCAGCGCTGTGTTTCGTTTGAAAAATTTCTTGACTTTCTCCACTCTTTATGA
- a CDS encoding GTP-binding protein, with translation MNPTPSPSETHFNQAKASLQQSLSWYSSFRRHGKRAPSPELQSAVRGELQAIKSALDKLERNAICIAAFGLVSRGKSAVVNALVGQKLLPTGPLHGVTRYPKSVRWVPTGGKVQVELIDTPGLDEIEGEARAQMAREVAQQADLILFVVAGDMTRTEYEALCELRRNSKPIILVFNKTDLYPDRDREAIYNQLCQLRQPGNTPASVLLSSGEIVRVAAEPSPVQVRVEWPDGRVSYEWESPPPQIDELRQKILEILNREGRSLLALNALFQAKQASEVLAKKTLELRSTEAEEIVWNYAKYKALAVSLNPIALLDVAGGVVADLALIRSLARLYGLPMTSFEAGKLWQKIIFSSGGLLLGEMGSSVVMGLGKSAAAAQSVFESPGAIASYATTAAAQGAIAGYGAYAVGQAAREYLQQGCSWGSLGPSTVIENILKSVSSDTILYRLRDELKAG, from the coding sequence TTGAACCCTACGCCCTCCCCCTCAGAAACCCACTTCAACCAAGCTAAAGCTAGCTTGCAACAATCGCTGTCTTGGTACTCGAGTTTTCGCCGCCACGGAAAGCGCGCCCCCAGTCCAGAACTGCAATCCGCCGTGCGCGGCGAACTACAAGCGATTAAATCCGCCCTCGACAAACTCGAGCGCAACGCCATCTGCATCGCTGCCTTCGGACTCGTCAGTCGGGGCAAATCTGCGGTGGTTAACGCCTTAGTCGGGCAAAAACTGCTGCCTACAGGGCCTTTGCACGGCGTAACGCGCTATCCCAAGTCTGTGCGTTGGGTTCCGACGGGTGGAAAGGTGCAGGTAGAACTCATCGATACGCCGGGATTGGATGAAATTGAAGGCGAAGCGCGGGCGCAAATGGCACGGGAGGTGGCACAGCAAGCCGATTTGATCTTATTTGTGGTGGCGGGCGATATGACGCGCACGGAATACGAGGCTTTGTGCGAGTTGCGCCGTAACTCTAAGCCGATTATTTTGGTATTTAATAAAACAGATTTGTATCCCGATCGCGATCGCGAAGCCATCTACAACCAACTCTGCCAACTTCGCCAACCCGGAAACACGCCCGCATCTGTTCTGCTTTCGAGTGGAGAAATCGTGCGCGTCGCCGCCGAACCTTCCCCCGTACAAGTGCGCGTAGAATGGCCCGATGGGCGTGTTAGTTATGAATGGGAAAGTCCGCCGCCACAAATCGACGAACTGCGTCAAAAAATATTGGAAATTTTAAATCGGGAAGGGCGTTCTCTTCTGGCACTCAATGCCCTTTTTCAAGCCAAACAAGCCTCGGAAGTTTTAGCGAAAAAAACATTAGAATTGCGATCCACCGAAGCTGAAGAAATTGTTTGGAATTATGCGAAATATAAAGCCCTCGCTGTATCGCTCAATCCGATCGCGCTTTTGGATGTTGCGGGGGGAGTTGTCGCCGATCTCGCCTTAATTCGCTCTCTCGCGCGCTTGTATGGTTTGCCGATGACCAGTTTTGAAGCCGGGAAACTTTGGCAAAAAATCATTTTTAGTTCCGGGGGTTTGTTGCTCGGAGAAATGGGAAGTAGTGTTGTGATGGGATTGGGAAAAAGTGCCGCTGCTGCCCAAAGTGTGTTTGAAAGTCCCGGCGCGATCGCTTCCTATGCTACCACGGCTGCGGCTCAAGGCGCGATCGCGGGTTATGGCGCTTATGCCGTTGGACAAGCCGCGCGAGAATACCTCCAACAAGGCTGTTCTTGGGGATCTTTGGGGCCGAGTACCGTCATTGAAAATATTCTCAAAAGCGTTAGTTCCGATACGATTCTTTATCGCTTGCGAGACGAATTAAAGGCTGGGTAA
- a CDS encoding class I SAM-dependent methyltransferase, with the protein MRLPQSATADEGARLTAVAARFERQYRNQPLTLPEEVQAMPIYEEWAGGLLDAKLASPFWELAQPKKNQRCLDLGCGASFLIYPWRDWQAYFYGQDVSATAVEMLKSRGSQLNSKLFKGTVLAPAHQLNYEANFFDVAIATGWSCYYPPSYWKTVMEAVKKVLKPEGIFVFDLLNPEQPSSEDWAVLETYLGAEVFLEPLAEWEKAISAAGAKILKRKPGELFDLYKVKFE; encoded by the coding sequence ATGCGCCTGCCCCAATCTGCTACTGCTGATGAAGGCGCGCGCCTAACTGCCGTCGCCGCACGCTTCGAGCGCCAGTATCGCAACCAACCCCTTACTCTACCCGAGGAAGTACAGGCAATGCCGATTTATGAAGAATGGGCGGGCGGTTTGCTGGATGCAAAGTTAGCTTCGCCGTTTTGGGAACTCGCCCAACCGAAGAAAAATCAACGCTGCTTGGATTTGGGCTGCGGTGCGAGTTTTTTAATTTATCCCTGGCGGGACTGGCAGGCGTATTTTTACGGACAAGATGTGAGCGCGACGGCGGTGGAGATGTTGAAATCGCGAGGCTCGCAACTCAATTCTAAACTGTTTAAGGGGACGGTTTTAGCGCCCGCGCACCAGTTGAATTATGAGGCTAATTTCTTTGACGTTGCGATCGCGACGGGATGGAGTTGTTATTATCCGCCGAGCTATTGGAAAACCGTAATGGAAGCGGTTAAAAAAGTTCTCAAACCCGAGGGTATTTTTGTGTTCGATCTCCTCAATCCGGAACAACCTTCATCGGAAGATTGGGCAGTTTTGGAAACTTATTTAGGGGCGGAAGTGTTTCTCGAACCGCTCGCCGAATGGGAAAAGGCGATCTCGGCGGCTGGGGCAAAGATTCTCAAGCGGAAACCGGGTGAGTTATTTGACTTGTATAAAGTCAAGTTTGAATGA
- a CDS encoding adenylate/guanylate cyclase domain-containing protein has translation MSLELARRSVSTILGRVPLRVLLVLPFVVQIFGAVGLVGYLSFKSGQKAVNDVAMQLRGEATSRVQQHLQSYLDAPRLLAQHNARVAKLGDLNFEKIRASELYLWQQLQLYNSIYATYLGNSQGQFIYVKREEDGRYTAKSVEQAPERKIYPLDEKGQRIEWRGSEKYDPRTRPWYIKTVETKRTNWSDIYTFAGGELGITASEPFYDASGEFRGALGVDLILTSIGDFLKTIAISPHAQLLIVERSGGLVATSTGEHPFVQEPGSKDAKRINATDSQNPLTRATARYLQEEYGGFSKLSSRVQLDFPFEGERQYVQVMPYRDKYGLDWLIVVVVPERDFMGQIYANTRATIALCLVALAIATAVGLLTAHWLVTPIARLVEATRSLANGDLDKTVEEGNAREIKLLASSFNSMAAQLQESFYALEMANAELEERVRERTSALAVEQEKSERLLLNILPATIVERLKQSQSAHSKGSTARIAEHFEEVTILFADIVGFTPLSARLKPIELVNLLNDMFSIFDALAEHYGLEKIKTIGDAYMVAAGLPVPVPDRVEAIADMALDMLVAVARFNRERNENFQIRIGINTGSVVAGVIGTKKFIYDLWGDAVNVASRMESSGEPGAIQVTAATRDRLEGRFVLEERGIVNVKGKGAMKTYWLRERRLPPHKSALSSLSSASLRTEVDLHHK, from the coding sequence ATGTCGCTCGAATTAGCTCGGCGTTCCGTTAGTACGATTCTCGGCAGGGTTCCCTTGCGCGTCCTCCTCGTCCTTCCTTTTGTGGTTCAAATTTTTGGGGCGGTGGGACTGGTGGGATATCTCTCGTTTAAAAGCGGTCAGAAAGCTGTAAACGATGTAGCGATGCAGTTGCGCGGCGAAGCCACAAGCCGCGTCCAACAGCACCTCCAAAGTTACCTCGACGCGCCTCGCCTGCTGGCCCAACACAATGCCCGAGTTGCCAAACTCGGGGATTTAAATTTTGAGAAGATACGCGCCTCAGAACTCTATTTGTGGCAGCAACTTCAACTGTACAATTCGATTTATGCAACCTATCTAGGGAATTCGCAAGGACAATTTATTTATGTGAAGCGGGAAGAAGACGGACGCTATACGGCGAAATCCGTCGAACAAGCGCCGGAGCGAAAAATCTACCCGCTCGATGAGAAAGGTCAACGCATAGAATGGCGCGGCAGCGAAAAATACGATCCCAGAACCCGGCCTTGGTATATCAAGACGGTAGAAACCAAGCGTACCAATTGGAGCGATATTTATACGTTTGCGGGGGGAGAGTTGGGAATAACGGCTTCGGAGCCGTTCTACGATGCGAGCGGAGAGTTTCGCGGCGCGCTGGGGGTCGATTTGATTCTAACTTCAATCGGGGATTTTTTAAAAACGATCGCGATTAGCCCCCACGCTCAATTGCTGATTGTGGAACGATCTGGGGGACTGGTAGCGACTTCTACGGGCGAACATCCGTTCGTGCAAGAGCCAGGAAGTAAGGACGCGAAACGGATTAACGCGACCGACAGTCAAAATCCGCTGACGCGAGCGACGGCTCGGTACTTACAGGAAGAATACGGCGGGTTTAGCAAGCTTTCAAGCCGGGTGCAACTCGACTTCCCTTTTGAAGGCGAGCGACAATACGTGCAGGTGATGCCCTATCGAGATAAATACGGACTCGACTGGTTGATTGTGGTGGTTGTACCGGAACGGGATTTCATGGGGCAGATTTACGCCAATACGCGCGCGACGATCGCGTTGTGCTTGGTGGCGCTGGCAATTGCAACGGCGGTGGGCTTGCTGACGGCACATTGGTTGGTGACTCCGATCGCGCGCTTGGTGGAAGCAACGCGATCGCTGGCTAACGGCGATCTCGACAAAACCGTCGAAGAGGGAAACGCGCGAGAAATTAAACTCTTAGCGAGTTCCTTCAACAGCATGGCCGCTCAGTTACAAGAGTCCTTTTATGCCCTAGAAATGGCAAATGCCGAACTCGAAGAACGAGTGCGGGAACGAACTTCTGCCCTAGCTGTCGAACAAGAAAAGTCCGAGCGATTGTTGCTCAATATTTTGCCAGCGACGATCGTCGAGCGACTCAAACAGAGTCAGAGCGCGCACTCCAAAGGGTCTACCGCGCGGATTGCGGAACATTTTGAAGAAGTCACCATCTTATTCGCCGATATCGTCGGCTTTACACCTCTATCTGCTCGCTTAAAACCCATCGAACTGGTTAATTTACTCAACGATATGTTTTCAATTTTCGATGCCTTAGCCGAACACTACGGTCTAGAAAAAATCAAAACGATTGGCGATGCTTATATGGTAGCGGCAGGACTTCCCGTTCCTGTACCCGATCGCGTCGAAGCGATCGCGGATATGGCCCTCGATATGCTCGTTGCCGTCGCTCGCTTCAACCGCGAGCGCAATGAAAACTTTCAAATTCGCATCGGCATTAACACCGGCTCGGTTGTCGCCGGAGTCATCGGCACGAAAAAATTCATCTACGACCTTTGGGGCGATGCCGTCAACGTGGCTTCGCGCATGGAATCTTCAGGCGAACCGGGAGCGATTCAAGTCACCGCAGCAACCCGCGATCGGCTCGAAGGTCGCTTCGTTCTCGAAGAACGCGGTATTGTCAATGTCAAAGGTAAAGGAGCAATGAAAACCTATTGGCTGCGGGAGCGAAGGTTGCCGCCCCACAAGTCCGCACTCTCCTCGCTCTCGAGTGCCAGTCTGCGGACCGAAGTCGATCTGCATCACAAGTAA